The Amycolatopsis coloradensis sequence GGCCTCGGACTGGAGGGCGCTGCCCTCGGTCCACACGCCGACCAGAACGACGCGCTCCAGGCGCAACTGCCGGTATTCGACCTCGGTGACATCCGCGAGTTCGGTGGACAGGCCCGCTACCCGGCGGAGCGAGGCGCGGTCCTCGAGCTCCAGTTCGCCGGTCGATGGGTCCATGTCGTTCAGATCGTTGTGTGTCAGTTCCGTCATCGTGCCTCCATGGTCCCACGTTTCGGCGGCGGGACCGAATTCATTACCTGCTGGGATACTTCGACAGGTAGATGGCCGTGCGTTTCGCGTCCGGGTCGACCGGCCGCGAGATGAAGTCGTCGACGAGCTCCATCAGCCTTGTTTCGAACTCGGCGATCTGCTCGTCCGGTACCTGGACGACCATGCGCGTCTGTTGCACCTCGTCGAATCCCACGTCGGCGATCTCGGCCAGGTAGGCCTCGAAGATCGCCTGATCGATCCCCCTGTCGCGGGAATCAAGATGCCAGGACAACCCGGTCGAGCGATACGGAATTTCTTTCGCGCCGCGCGTGCCGCGTCTCGGCGGGAGCGCTTCGAGGAAGCCGGCGTCGACGAGCTTGCGCACGTGGTGCAGCGTCGTCGCGGGGTCGCGATCGAGCCGTTCGGCGAGTTCCTTGTTGGTCAGCGCCTCCGAGTACGTCAACCGGATGATGCGCAGCCTTATTCCGGAGGCCATCGCGGCGATCTCGGCCTCGGTGGCGGCACGTCGTGGAGTGGGCACGGGGACAGCCTAGAGGCGAAAGTGATTGACAGTTTCCAATCACTCGGGCCAAGGTGTCGTCGTGCGCAGAGACTCCCTCTTCTTCCACGCGGACTTCCGGCGGCTCTGGGCGGGTGACACCGCCAGCCAGGTGGGCGCTTTCGCCGGGCACACCGTGATCCCCCTGCTCGCGGCCACCGTGCTGGCCGCGACGCCGTTCGAGATGGGGCTGCTGACCGCCGCCGAGACCATCGCGTTCCTGATCATCGGGCTGCCCGCCGGGGTGTGGGTGGACCGCATGCGGCGGCGGGCACTGATGCTGCGGGCCGACTTCGTCCGTGCCGCGCTGCTGCTCACCATTCCGATCGCCTGGTGGGCAGGCGTGCTGTCGCTGACACAGCTGATCGTGGTCGCCACGCTCGTCGGCGTCGCGACGGTGTTCTTCGACGTCGCCTACCAGTCGTATCTGCCGTCGCTGGTCGGCCGGGAGCATCTGCTCGAAGGCAACGCGAAACTCCAGGCGAGCCAATCGGTCGCGTTCCTGACGGGTCCCGGTATCGGCGGCGGGCTCGTGCAGCTGGCGGGCGCGGCCAACGCCGTGCTGATGACCGGGGTGGGTTTCCTGACCTCCGCACTGTGCCTGCTGCGGATCCGCACCGTCGAGGAAGTTCCCGAGCAGCATGAAGACGCGAAGCTGCTCCCCCAGATCGTCGAAGGACTGCGGTTCGTGTTCACCGACGCGGCCTTGCGCTCGATCGTCGCCTGCACCGCGACGGCCAACCTGGCCAACGGCGCCTTCACCGCCGTGCAGATCCTGTTCCTGAACCGGGAACTCGGCCTGTCACCGGCGATCGTCGGCGTCGTACTGGCGACCGGTGGCATCGGCGGGATCATCGGGGCGATCCTGGCCGGTCGTATCACTCGGAGGATCGGGCAGGCGCGGTCGATCTGGTTCGTCCCCCTGCTGACCTCGCCGTTCCACCTGCTGCTCCCGCTCGCCGCGCCGGGGTGGCGGATCGTGCTGTTCCCCGCGGCATTGGCGATCGCGGGGTTCGGGATCATCGTCTACAACGTCGCGCAGGTGTCCTACCGGCAGGCCGTCTGCCCGGACCGGCTACTCGGCCGCATGAACGCCAGCGTCCGCTTCGTGGTGTGGGGGATGCTGCCCCTGGGCGGGGTGGTCGGCGGTGCGCTGGGCGAGGCGATCGGGATCAGGGGAACGCTGTGGTTCGCCGCGGTCGGCGAGGCGGCCGCGGTGTTGTGGGTGGTCTTCTCGCCGATCCGGAAGCTTCGCGACCTTCCCAAGGAGCCGATCGCGGTCGGTTAACCGAGCCCGGCCCACCAGGTTTCGTCGAGTTCTCCGCGGGCGACGATCTCCGCCGGGCCGGTCAGCGTGGACCCGCCGCGATGGACCTCGACCACCACGCGGCCGCCGGGGATGTCGACGGTCGCTTCGCCGGTGTCGGTGCCCGCGAGATGAAGGGCGGCGGCGACCGCGGCGACCGTGCCGGTGCCACAGGACCGCGTCTCGCCGACGCCGCGCTCGTGGACGCGCATCTTCAGCGCGTTTTCGCCCAGCAGGTTGATGAACTCGAGGTTCACGCCGTCGGGGAACACGTCGGAGTCGAAGTCGGGCTGGTCGCGCAGGTCGAGCACGTCGACGTCGTCCTCGACGACCGACACGAGGTGTGGATTGCCGACGTTCACCGCGACACCGGAGAACGGCTTCCCGGCGACCACGGTGACCGAAGTACCGGTGATGGTCGCGGGCCCCATCCGCACGGTCACCGATCCGTCCGCGTGCATCCGGACCGGCCGGTCGCCGGCGCGGGTGCCGATGACGAAGTCGCGCTCGGACACGAGCCCGGAATCGACCAGGTGGCGGACGAAGACCCGGACGCCGTTGCCGCACATCTCCGCGATGGACCCGTCGGCGTTGCGGTAGTCCATGAACCATTCGCCGCCGGACTCGACGCCCAGTGCGGACGACCGCACGATCCGGAGCACACCGTCGGCGCCGAGACCACGCCGGCGGTCGCACAGCGCCGCCACCCGCGCCTCGGTCAGCTCGAGGCGGCCGTCGGGGTCGGGAAGCAGCACGAAATCGTTCTGTGTGCCGTGTCCCTTAAGGAATTCGATGCCGCCCATGCCCGCAAGATTACTGGGCCGCCGCTTCGAGGACGCGCTCGGCCAGCCGCTCCGAACCGCCGTCGAACCACTGGATGCGGTTGTCCCGCCGGAACCAGGAACGTTGCCTCCGCACGAACCGCCGGGTGGCTTGCGCGGTGGCCTCGGAAGCGGCCTGGAAGTCGCCGCCGCCGTCGAGCGCGGCGATCACCTGCTGGTAGCCCAGCGCCCTCGACGCGGTGAGCCCGTCGCGGAGTCCGCGGCCCAGCAACGTCCGGACCTCGTCGACGAGTCCGGCTTCGAACATGAGCTCCACGCGGCGATCGACGCGGGCGTCGAGTTCGGCCGGTTCGCGGTCGATGCCGATCAGGACCGTGTCGTAGCGCGCGGGTCCCGGTTTCGGCAGGTTCGCCGAGAACGGTTCGCCGGTGATCTCGATGACCTCCAGCGCGCGCACGATCCGGCGGCTGTTGGTCGGCAGGATGGCCGTGGCGGCCACGGGGTCGAGTTCGGCGAGCCGGGCGTGCATCGTGGCGGCGCCGATTTCGTCGGCTTCGGCGGCCAGCCGGGCGCGCACGTCCGGATCGGTGCCCGGGAACTTGAGGTCGTCGAGCACGGCTTGGACGTAGAGACCCGAACCGCCGGCGAGGATCGGCACGCGGCCGGCATCGAGGAGTTCTTCGACCCGCCGGCGTGCGTCGCGCTGATACGCGGCAACGGACGCCGTCTCGGTGACGTCGAGGACGTCCAGCAGGTGATGCGGCACGCCCCGCCGCTCTTCGGGGGTCGCCTTGGCGGTCCCGATGTCCATCCCGCGGTACAGCTGCAACGCGTCCGCGTTGACCACCTCACCCCCGAGGGTGAGGGCGAGTTCGACCGCCAGGGCGGTCTTCCCGGTCGCCGTGGGCCCGACGACCGCGACCGGCCGGATCACGCGTGCTCCCAGACCGCGACGTGGTAGCCGACGCCGAACGGCGCGGCGGAGTAGAGGACCTCGGCGGTCCAGTCCACGTCCGCCGCCAGTCCGGCGACGACCTGCCAGGGCGCGCGGCCGCCCGCCCCGAGTTCGGCGGCCAAGGCCAGGTCGAGTGCGGCGAGCGCGCCCGTGTCGGCCTTGGCCAGCGCGGCGCGGATCGCGGCGTCGAAATCCTCCGCGCGCGCGTCCTCGCCGCCGGGGGAACGCGGGCCGTGCCGGCTCGAACCGTCGCCGAGGACGAGCACCGCGGCGGGCTCTCCCAGCTCGCGGGCGAACTGTTCGCACTGACCGGAGGGGGTGGCGGGGTCGACGAGGCGGACTCGGACGGACGACGCGCCGCCCTGCTCACGCAGCCAGCCGGCCACGAGCGCGGGCAACGGCAGCTCGGTTTCGGGAGCAGTCACCCGGCTGAGTGAGACTCCGAGGTCGACGCCGAATCCCCGGAAGGAGCCGCTCGCGTGCTCCGGCACCTCGGGCGCCCCCGTGGCCGCGCCGATGACGACCCAATCCGGCGAAACGCTGGTCAGGCGCCTCACGGCGGTGAGGCAGGCTTCGCGCAGCTCGGCGCACTCGTCCGCCGCTCCGGCGGCGAGTTCGGGGATGAGCAGCGGGGGTTGCGGGAGCACGGCGACACGGCGGATCACGGCCGCCGACGTTACCTTCCCCGCCTCCCGGCACCGGCAACCGACCGACACGGAAGGTCCTCCGGAAGTAGGATCACTGCCCTCTGGTGGTTCATCCGGTTCCACGGTGGACGCTGAGCTGCTTGAATGCCGCAAGGGGTTGATGCCCCCGAAGCAAGACGGCAACGCATTACCCGGCCCCGCCGCTAGGC is a genomic window containing:
- a CDS encoding winged helix-turn-helix domain-containing protein → MPTPRRAATEAEIAAMASGIRLRIIRLTYSEALTNKELAERLDRDPATTLHHVRKLVDAGFLEALPPRRGTRGAKEIPYRSTGLSWHLDSRDRGIDQAIFEAYLAEIADVGFDEVQQTRMVVQVPDEQIAEFETRLMELVDDFISRPVDPDAKRTAIYLSKYPSR
- a CDS encoding MFS transporter produces the protein MRRDSLFFHADFRRLWAGDTASQVGAFAGHTVIPLLAATVLAATPFEMGLLTAAETIAFLIIGLPAGVWVDRMRRRALMLRADFVRAALLLTIPIAWWAGVLSLTQLIVVATLVGVATVFFDVAYQSYLPSLVGREHLLEGNAKLQASQSVAFLTGPGIGGGLVQLAGAANAVLMTGVGFLTSALCLLRIRTVEEVPEQHEDAKLLPQIVEGLRFVFTDAALRSIVACTATANLANGAFTAVQILFLNRELGLSPAIVGVVLATGGIGGIIGAILAGRITRRIGQARSIWFVPLLTSPFHLLLPLAAPGWRIVLFPAALAIAGFGIIVYNVAQVSYRQAVCPDRLLGRMNASVRFVVWGMLPLGGVVGGALGEAIGIRGTLWFAAVGEAAAVLWVVFSPIRKLRDLPKEPIAVG
- the dapF gene encoding diaminopimelate epimerase is translated as MGGIEFLKGHGTQNDFVLLPDPDGRLELTEARVAALCDRRRGLGADGVLRIVRSSALGVESGGEWFMDYRNADGSIAEMCGNGVRVFVRHLVDSGLVSERDFVIGTRAGDRPVRMHADGSVTVRMGPATITGTSVTVVAGKPFSGVAVNVGNPHLVSVVEDDVDVLDLRDQPDFDSDVFPDGVNLEFINLLGENALKMRVHERGVGETRSCGTGTVAAVAAALHLAGTDTGEATVDIPGGRVVVEVHRGGSTLTGPAEIVARGELDETWWAGLG
- the miaA gene encoding tRNA (adenosine(37)-N6)-dimethylallyltransferase MiaA — protein: MIRPVAVVGPTATGKTALAVELALTLGGEVVNADALQLYRGMDIGTAKATPEERRGVPHHLLDVLDVTETASVAAYQRDARRRVEELLDAGRVPILAGGSGLYVQAVLDDLKFPGTDPDVRARLAAEADEIGAATMHARLAELDPVAATAILPTNSRRIVRALEVIEITGEPFSANLPKPGPARYDTVLIGIDREPAELDARVDRRVELMFEAGLVDEVRTLLGRGLRDGLTASRALGYQQVIAALDGGGDFQAASEATAQATRRFVRRQRSWFRRDNRIQWFDGGSERLAERVLEAAAQ